A single Candidatus Omnitrophota bacterium DNA region contains:
- the aroE gene encoding shikimate dehydrogenase — protein sequence MTEHTSTYGIIGYPLQHSLSPLMHNTAFKALGVDAVYKTFPLQEAELPSFFTHLKEKKSPVFGLNVTVPYKEKVLPFLDALSPFTIRVGAVNTIVIDEDRKLTGFNTDGPGFLTHLMEMGISTAGKRIAVLGAGGTTRAVLAALCLLPEKPAAIKIYNRTTAKARELVARLGEKIDTGLVEVVDQMDDLNVELADLLVNTTSVGLKEGDPCLVDENLLHANMLVYDVVYNPKETELLRRAKAKGARTSNGLGMLFYQGVLAFQHWAGVPLEADVKAKMRQSLEQERVI from the coding sequence ATGACAGAACACACCTCAACCTACGGCATTATCGGTTACCCCCTTCAACACAGCTTGTCCCCTTTGATGCACAACACGGCCTTCAAGGCCCTCGGGGTGGACGCGGTCTACAAGACGTTTCCGCTTCAGGAGGCCGAACTGCCGTCGTTTTTCACGCACCTCAAGGAGAAGAAAAGCCCTGTCTTCGGCCTGAACGTGACGGTCCCCTATAAAGAGAAAGTGCTCCCGTTCCTGGACGCCCTGAGCCCGTTCACGATCCGGGTCGGGGCGGTGAACACCATTGTGATTGACGAAGACCGGAAACTGACCGGGTTCAACACGGACGGCCCCGGATTTTTGACGCACCTGATGGAGATGGGAATTTCGACCGCCGGCAAGAGAATCGCGGTCCTCGGCGCGGGCGGGACCACGCGGGCGGTGCTCGCGGCGTTGTGCCTTTTGCCGGAAAAGCCGGCGGCGATCAAGATCTACAACCGGACCACAGCCAAGGCCAGGGAACTTGTGGCCCGGCTGGGAGAAAAGATCGACACGGGCCTGGTGGAAGTGGTGGACCAGATGGACGACTTGAACGTGGAGCTGGCGGACCTGCTGGTCAATACAACTTCGGTGGGACTGAAGGAGGGCGACCCGTGCCTGGTGGACGAGAACCTTCTGCACGCCAACATGCTGGTGTATGACGTGGTCTATAATCCTAAGGAAACGGAATTGCTGCGCAGGGCCAAGGCCAAAGGCGCCAGGACCAGCAACGGCCTGGGGATGCTGTTTTACCAGGGTGTGCTGGCCTTTCAGCACTGGGCCGGTGTCCCGCTGGAAGCGGACGTGAAAGCCAAAATGAGGCAGAGTCTGGAACAGGAAAGGGTCATATGA